A single Arcobacter sp. FWKO B DNA region contains:
- a CDS encoding methionine-R-sulfoxide reductase → MQYKQLTSQEAQVILHKGTEYPFTGIYNDHKADGIYKCKQCGTPLFKSETKFNSRSGWPSFDEALPNAVKEIPDIDGKRTEIVCAVCGGHLGHVFRGEGFTEKNTRHCVNSISLDFEPKSKE, encoded by the coding sequence ATGCAATATAAACAATTAACATCACAAGAGGCACAAGTCATACTACATAAGGGTACAGAATACCCTTTCACTGGTATATACAATGACCACAAAGCTGATGGTATATACAAATGTAAACAATGTGGTACACCACTTTTTAAATCTGAGACAAAATTTAACAGTAGAAGTGGATGGCCTAGTTTTGATGAAGCACTTCCAAATGCAGTCAAAGAAATTCCAGATATTGATGGAAAAAGAACAGAAATAGTATGTGCTGTTTGTGGTGGACATTTAGGACATGTATTTAGAGGTGAAGGTTTTACTGAAAAAAATACAAGACACTGCGTAAATTCAATTTCGCTTGATTTTGAACCTAAAAGCAAGGAGTAA